The Glycine max cultivar Williams 82 chromosome 12, Glycine_max_v4.0, whole genome shotgun sequence genome window below encodes:
- the LOC100778677 gene encoding dnaJ protein homolog: MFGRAPKKSDSTRYYEILGVSKNASPDDLKKAYKKAAIKNHPDKGGDPEKFKELAQAYEVLSDPEKREIYDTYGEDALKEGMGGGGGGHDPFDIFSSFFGGSPFGSGGSSRGRRQRRGEDVVHPLKVSLEDLYLGTSKKLSLSRNVLCSKCNGKGSKSGASMTCAGCQGTGMKVSIRHLGPSMIQQMQHPCNECKGTGETINDRDRCQQCKGEKVVQEKKVLEVVVEKGMQNGQKITFPGEADEAPDTVTGDIVFVLQQKEHPKFKRKADDLFVEHTLSLTEALCGFQFVLAHLDGRQLLIKSNPGEVVKPDSYKAINDEGMPNYQRHFLKGKLYIHFSVEFPDTLSLDQVKALETTLPLKPTSQLTDMELDECEETTLHDVNMEEEIRRRQQAQQEAYEEDEDMHGGAQRVQCAQQ, from the exons ATGTTCGGAAGGGCACCGAAGAAAAGCGACAGCACCAGGTACTACGAAATCCTCGGCGTTTCGAAGAACGCTTCGCCGGATGATTTAAAGAAGGCTTACAAGAAAGCCGCCATTAAGAACCACCCTGACAAAGGCGGTGATCCTGAGAAG TTCAAAGAGCTTGCTCAAGCCTATGAGGTTCTGAGTGACCCTGAGAAGCGTGAAATTTATGACACATATGGAGAAGATGCTCTTAAGGAAGGAATGGGTGGTGGTGGCGGTGGCCATGATCCATTTGATATCTTCAGTTCATTCTTTGGTGGAAGTCCGTTTGGGTCAG GTGGTAGCAGTAGAGGACGGAGGCAGAGACGGGGAGAAGATGTGGTTCATCCCCTGAAGGTCTCTCTGGAGGATCTTTACCTCGGAACATCTAAGAAACTCTCTCTTTCACGAAACGTGCTGTGTTCAAAATGCAATGG GAAGGGCTCAAAGTCTGGGGCTTCAATGACCTGTGCTGGTTGCCAGGGTACTGGCATGAAGGTGTCTATTAGGCACCTTGGTCCTTCTATGATTCAGCAGATGCAGCATCCTTGCAATGAGTGTAAGGGTACTGGAGAGACAATCAATGACAGAGACAGGTGCCAACAGTGCAAAGGAGAGAAAGTTGTTCAGGAGAAGAAAGTACTTGAAGTTGTTGTGGAGAAGGGAATGCAGAATGGACAGAAGATTACATTCCCTGGTGAAGCTGATGAAGCA ccTGATACAGTCACTGGGGATATTGTCTTTGTCCTACAACAGAAGGAACACCCAAAGTTCAAACGAAAGGCCGATGACCTTTTTGTAGAACACACATTGTCTCTTACTGAGGCACTGTGTGGCTTCCAGTTTGTGCTGGCTCACTTGGATGGCCGGCAGCTTCTTATCAAATCTAACCCTGGGGAGGTTGTTAAGCCTG ATTCATACAAGGCAATAAATGATGAGGGAATGCCAAACTACCAGAGGCACTTCCTGAAGGGAAAGCTTTACATTCATTTCTCAGTGGAATTTCCTGATACCCTGAGTCTTGATCAGGTGAAGGCTTTGGAGACTACTCTGCCACTAAAGCCTACATCGCAGTTGACAGACATGGAGCTGGATGAGTGTGAGGAGACCACACTCCATGATGTGAACATGGAGGAAGAGATAAGGAGGAGGCAACAAGCTCAGCAGGAGGCATATGAGGAGGATGAGGATATGCATGGTGGTGCTCAGAGAGTGCAGTGCGCTCAGCAGTAA